In Falco naumanni isolate bFalNau1 chromosome 5, bFalNau1.pat, whole genome shotgun sequence, the following are encoded in one genomic region:
- the TMEM60 gene encoding transmembrane protein 60: MRMSLAQRVLLTWLFTLLFLIMLVLKLDEKAPWNWFLIFIPVWIFDTILLVMLIVKMAGRCKSGFDPRNGSQNIKKKTWYLIAMLLKLAFCLALCAKLQRFTTMKLAYVFIPLWALLIGGMVELGYNIFYVRRD, translated from the coding sequence ATGAGAATGTCCCTGGCACAAAGAGTACTACTGACATGGCTTTTTACGTTACTCTTCCTGATCATGCTGGTGCTAAAGTTGGATGAGAAAGCACCATGGAACTGGTTCCtcatttttattcctgtctGGATATTTGATACTATTCTTCTAGTTATGCTAATTGTAAAAATGGCTGGACGCTGTAAATCTGGCTTTGACCCTCGTAATGGCTCccaaaacatcaagaaaaaaacctggtaTCTCATTGCAATGCTACTTAAATTAGCCTTCTGCCTTGCCCTCTGTGCTAAACTGCAACGATTTACTACGATGAAACTAGCCTATGTATTTATCCCTTTGTGGGCCTTGCTTATTGGGGGTATGGTTGAACTTGGATATAATATCTTCTACGTACGAAGAGACTAA